AGGCGGCCGGTGATGGCGAGATACCCGTCATCGTCGAAGCGTCCGAGGTCGCCTGTCCGCAACCACCCGTCGCGAATCGGCGATTCGGCCTCTTCGCCTTCCGCGCCGCTTCCGGTCGGTCGACCGGCATAGCCCCGCATCAGGCAGGGACCGGCGATGCGGATCTCCCCCTCGGCGCCAGTCGGGGCTCTCTGCCCGGTCCCGGGAAGGAAGATGCCCACGCGCTGTCCGCGCAGGACGGTGCCGACGGTTCCGACGCGGCGCGCACCGATCGGGTTCATCGCCGACGTGCAGGTCGCTTCGGACAGCCCGTAGGACACGATCAGGGGCACTTCGAACGCGGCTTCGACCTCCTCATGCAGCCGCGCCGTGATGGGCGCGGAGCCGCACCGGAGAAACCGGAGCGAGCGGAGCGTGGCCCCGCCGCGCAGATGCGGCAGTACTCGCGCGTACATCGTCGGCACGCCGGTCACGTAGGTGACGCGGTGTTGCGCGATCTGATCCTCGATGTCCTCCGGCCGGAAGCGCTCGGCCACCACGACGGTCGCCCCGGCCAGGAATGGCGCGATGAGCTGGTTGTTCACCCCGTTCGTATGGTTCAGCGGCATGACGTGCAGCAGTCGATCCAGCTCGGTCAGTCCTGTCCTCTCGATGATGCCTCGCGCATGCGCAAGCAGGTTGCCGTGCGAGAGCAAGGCCCCCTTGGGCCGTCCGCTGGCGGTGCCGGAGGTGAACTGCATCATCGCAAGGTCGGCGCCCCCGAGCGTGCCGTGGGACGCCGCCGCGGCCGCGGCGGATCGGCGCGACTGCGGTTGCAACTCGCCCGCCGAATGCACGCGCAGGCCGGCGTGCTCCAGATCCTGTCTGGCTGGGGCCGACTCTTCCTCGAGGACGACGCGGCGCATGCCGACCGCTTGCGCGCGCAGAGCCAGGGCTTCGGCGCCGAGGTCGGGCTCCAGGAAGGCGGGGCAGGCGCCCGCCTGCATGACGCCGAAGAAGCGCGCAACGGACTCGGCGGAGCGCGACGCGGGCACGCCGACCAGCTCGCCGCGCGCGATGCCCCCCGCCAGGGCTGGCAGTGCGCTGGCGCAACGGTCTATGCGCTCCCCAAGCTCGGCATACGAGACGGCGCCGTCGGTGTCGATCAGCGCGGTCCGCCCGCCTTGCGCATGACGCGCGACACGCTCGCGCAGCAACTGGCTCAGGGAGGGGGCTTCGCGGGGCACCTGCTACCGCAACGTCACATTCGCGTTGCGCTCGAACTGCCCTTCGGGGTCCAGGGCGCGAAGTGCGGCGACCTCGCGGTCGGTCGGCTGCGGAGTCGGCGCCGCGCCGGTCGCGTCGAACGCGAACCCCGTCCGCCGGCGCACCTCGTCGAGGGAGGCAGCCGGGTGCCAGGACCGGAGGGCGAGGCGCCCGTCGCGCCTCTCGAAGACCGCGATGGGCGTGACGACGCCGTGCAGGCCGCCGGCCGCGGTCACGAAGTCGAGCCGGTCGACCAGCGTGCGCGTGGAGTGCTCCGTGCGCCACGTCACCGCGCGCCGGGCGGTCGGCAACATCACCGCGCCGCCTCCACCTCCCGGCAGCCGGACCTTCGGCGCGTGCCAGTCGCCGATGGCCGACACGTTGGTGCGGCCCCGGCCGTCGACCTGCGCGGCCCCGAGGAAGCAGAGGTCCATCCCGCCGCGGGTGCAGAGGTCGTAGAAGTCCTCGTTCGAGAAGATGGCGGTGGAGCCTTCCGCCAGCACCGGATCGGAGCTCGAGCGGGGGATCGACGATGGCGTCGGTTGCACGCCGCCTGCCACGTTGAGGTACACGAAGTCGAAGTCGTAGGCCCGCTTGGCGAGCAGGCATGCCAGCATCGGCGGCGTCGAGTTGACACCGCTGAACGTCACTTCGTCCGGTCGGATGAATCGCGAGAGGTTCGTGACGACGTAGGAGAACGCGGACCAGGTCCCGGACGATTCAGGCATGGACGGTTTCGCGGCGCTCCGGCGCCGCCGACTCCGGCGCGGCCGCAAGGTGTTCCTCCAGGCCTTCGGACTGCATGTATGTCTCGACGGCGGGGTAGTCCACCGGGTAGAGCGGCCAGCACGAGCCTGGCCACGCTCCCCGCGGCACGACGGCCACCGCCTCGACCAGAAACCCGGGAATAAGGGTCAGCTCCGGACGTTCCTGGAACGACTCCACCGGGGCGAGCGACTCCGCCACCAGGAACACGCGTTTCGCCGCGCGGCTGAGGACGCGGTCCCAGTGGAACGTGCCGTAGACGCGCGCATCGCCCAGAGCGTTCGCCTCGTTGACGTGAATGACCGAGATGTCGGGCTGGATCGCCGGAATGACCCACACGTCCTTGCCCGAGCCGTAAGGATCCGGCACCGACGCCCACCGATTCAGGGCGGGCAGGTCCGAGCCGTGGACGCCGCCGACGGGCTGGAACGGCACGCCGTAGGCGGCGGCGCGCAGCCCCGCCGTAAGCGTCATGCAGGCGTGCTCCTCCAGTTCGATCTCCTGCCGCTCCACGGCGCGGCGATACGCCGGCGCCAGGCCGAGGTGGCCTTCCATGGCCACGATGCCGGCCCGCGCCCGGGCCACGGCGCCGGCGCGGCAGAGGATGTCGATGTCGTAGCCGGGCGACTGCTTGATGATTTCCAGCGACTTCCGGCCCTGGCGGATCAGCTCGCGCACGAGGGCGAACGGACCGCGGTGGAGGAAGCTTCCGCCGAGGGCCAGGGCCGCGCCGTCGGGGATGCGCGTGGCGAGGTCGGCGAGGGGAACGACCTTCGAGTCGGGCATCTCGTTTCTCACACTTCCTCGGGTGCCGGACTCACTGTATCGCAACCGCGGCCCTCTCGCGCGGTCCCCGTGGGTGGGCGGCAAGGCGCCGCGATTACCGTCTGGATCGTCTGGTGGCGCCCCCGTATGATGCCCGAATGAAGAATCTGGCCGGACCGTTGGCGCTCCTCGTTGGACTGTGGCCGGCTCCCGGGCCCGCCCAGACGGCGGACGACCTGATCAACGACGCGCGGACCCCCGAGGACGTGCTCGTCCACAGCATGGGGTACGACCGCAAGAGCTACAGCCCGCTCGAACAAATCAACAAGTCGAACATTCACCGGCTGGTGCCGATCTGGAGCACCAGCATGATGAACAACTCGGGCGAGCTGGCCGCACCGGCCATCTACGACGGCGTGATGTACACGATCAACGGAAGCTGGACCTTCGCCATCGACCTGGAGACCGGCCGGCAGATCTGGCGCACGCCGGTCGTCCTCGAAGACGGCGCGCGGCGCAACAGCAACTTCAACCGCGGCGGCCCAGTTCTCTACGAGGGCCGCCTCTTCCGCGTGACCGTGGACAACCACGTCCTGGCCCTGGACGTGGAGACGGGGGAGGAGCTCTGGAAACAGAAGTTCGCCGATGCGTCGGAGGGCTACTACGCGACGGGCGCGCCGGTCATCGCCAACGGCGTGCTGATCTCCGGGATGGCGGGCGGGGAATCCACTACGCGCGGCTTCCTCGACGGCTGGGATCCCGCCACCGGCGAGAAGCTGTGGCGCCGCTACACGATCCCCGGCCCGGGCGAACCGGGCCACGAAACCTGGCCCGCCAACAGCGACGCGTGGATGTACGGCGGGGCGCCGACGTGGCGCTCCGGCTCCTACGACCCGGAGTTGGACCTCGTCTACTGGGGGACGGGCAACGCGGAGCCGTACGATCCGACGCCGCGCGGCGCGCTGGACAGCCTCTATGCGTCGACCGTGATTGCCATTCGCCCGAAGACGGGGGAGATCGCCTGCTACTACCAGTACACGCCGAACGACGTCTACGACGTGGACGGCGTCGACGAGCACGTCCTGGCCGATCTGGAAGTCGACGGCGAAATGCGGAAGGTGATGATCCAGGCCAACAAGAACGGCTTCCTGTACACGCTCGACCGGACCGACTGCTCGCTGATCGCCGTGCACCCCTACGTTTACGTCAACTGGGCCACGCACATCGACCCGGCGACCGGGCGTCCGGTGCTGACCGACCTCTACCGGGACTTCCTGGCCGGCGAGCAGGTCTACATCTGGCCGTCCCGCGGCACCAACGCGGTGCCCATCGCCTTCAACCCGGACACCGGCCTCATCTACTCGACGACCTGGCATGTGCCGCGCATCCAACAGCTTCTGCCGGAGCCGCAGGAACGGGTCCTCGGGGCCAGCTACACGGGGGTCACCAACCGCTTCCCGGAGGTCGAGCCCGGCGACCTGCTCGGTCACATCGTGGCGATCAACCCGCTGACCGGCGACAAGAAGTGGGAGATCCCGATGCACGACTTTCCCAGCTCGGCCGGCGTCCTGGCGACGGGCGGCGGGTTGCTGTTCACGGGCAAGATCACCGGCGAGTTCATCGCTCTCGACGAGGAGACCGGCGAGACGCTCTGGGAGTTCCAGACCGGATCGAGCGTCAATGCGACGGCGATCACCTACATGCTGAACGGCCGCCAGCAGATAACCGTGGCGTCAGGGCTCGGGGGCAGCCTCGCCAACCGGTACGCGCGGGGCCGGGTGGCGTCCGGTGGATCCGTCTGGACGTTCGCGTTGATGCCCGACTGACCGGTGCGCCGGCGTCCACGCCGGCGGTTCCGCGGGTTGCCGGCCTGGAGGCCGGCGCACCCGGCCTGCGCACTTGGCCGGCGCACCTGGCCGGTGCACTTGGCCGGCAGCGTTTGCGGCTACAGTCGCTGCGCGCCGGGCCGTCCGTCCTCGACGACGAACGACGCCCGCGTGGAGATGGGGCTGCCGGGCCGGCTGACGTACTCCAGGACCTGGTAGTCGGCCCGGCACTGCTCAGGGGTCAGATCGCAGCGCACGTAGCCGCGCTGGCTGTTGAAGAACCGGATCCAGGGGTTCTCGGCGAGCAGGGCGGCGGTGTTGTCCCGGACGTCGGAGCCGTCGCCACTGGAGCTGATGGAGGTGCCGACGAACTCGGTGGCCACGATCGGCCCGGCCGCATCCTGGTAGTCCAACTGGAGGTCGGCCACCCAGTTGCTGTGGATGTCGCCGGTGAGGACGACGGGATTCGCCGGCCGCCGCGTCGCCAGGAACTCCATCAGCCGTCGCCGCGCGACCTCGTAGCCGGACCAGACATCCATCCCGTACGTCTCGCCCTCACCCGGCGTGTAGTCGACGCGCGCCATCATGATCTGCTGCGGGATGACGTTCCAGCGCGCGGCGGACCGATCCAACCCATCCATGAGCCACCGCTCCTGTGTTTCGCCCAGCGGCGTCGCGGCCGGGTCGTAGATGCCGTCGCAGACGACCCGGCGCCGATCGCCGCACGGCTGGTCGGTGCGGTACTGCCGCGTGTCGAGCACGTGGAACGAGGCGAGGTCGCCCCAGTCGAAGGCGCGGTAGAGCTGCAGGGCAGGTCCGTTCGGCAACGATGCCCGGCGCAGGGGCATGTGCTCGTAGTAGGCCTGGTAGGCGGCGGCGCGGCGCCGCAGGAACAGCTCGGCCGGCAGGCCTTCCTCCTCCGAGACGTCGTTCGCGTAGTTGTTGTCCACCTCGTGGTCATCCCACGTCACCACCCACGGGAACGCCGCGTGGGCCGCCTGCAGGTCCGGATCGCTGCGATAGAGCGCGTACCGGTTGCGGTACTCCTCGATCAGCTCGATCTCGCCGCCCGTGTGCCGGCGGACACGCCCGTCGCGCCCTTCGTACTCGTAGATGTAGTCGCCGAGATGGAAGACGATGTCGAGGTCGTCTTCCGCCATGTGCTGGTACGCCGTGTAGTAGCCCTGCTCGTAGTGCTGGCACGAAGCGAACGCGAAGCGGAGGCGATTGGTCCGCGCTCCGGGCGCCGGCAGCGTGCGCGTGCGGCCGATCCTGCTCTCGTCGGCGCCGCTCCGAAACCGGTACCAATACCACCGCGCCGGCTCCAGCCCATCCACTTCCACATGGACGCTGTGTCCGAGCCTGCGGGACGCTATCGCCGTCCCGCGCTGCGCGACGTCCGTCATCCCCTCGTCGCGCGCGACCTCCCAGACCACCTCCACGTCCTCCGGCGGCATGCCGCCGCCGTTCAACGGATCCAGGGCCAGGCGCGTCCAGATCACGACGCCGTCCGGCGTCGGATCGCCGGACGCCACGCCGAGGGGGAACGCGGACGGTTGGAAGAGAGAGCCTCCCGAAGTGCGGCGTGCGGCGCCGAGGCCAAGCAGGGCCAGGCCGCCGGTCAGCAGATCGCGGCGGTCCAACCGACGTTGGAGCAACGAATTGAGGTTGGAGTGGATGGTCATCGCTTGTCCCCGGTATCGACCGTTCTGATTCGCCGTGCCTGGAAGAATGCTACGTTGATCGTCACCGCTCCGCACGTCGGGATGCGGCCAGCGTAGGCCGCCATTGCCATCGCCCCCATCCTAGCAGTCTGCGGCGCAACCCCCACTATAGCGAGCGGCGTTGCATCCCGGCCGGGTGGCGTTGGTTAGGACGTGATATGATTTTCCTACTCTGTAATTCATACCATACGCATGAGAATATCTGAACGCGGGCAGATCACCATCCCGAAACCACTGAGGGACCGTTTCGGCATGAACCACGATGTCGAGGTGGAGATCACGCCGACGGAGCAAGGCCTGCTCATTCAGAAGCGAACGGCTTCCAGGCACCCGGTGGAGAGGGTGTACGGCGTGCTCAGGCGGCGCGGCAACACCGACAACTACATTGAAGCCATCCGGGGACGATGATCACCGCCGTTGATACGAGCGTCCTGCTCGACATCTTCCTTCCTGACGAGAATCACGGTCCGGAGTCGGCGCAACGGCTGCGCACCGCCTATGATCGCGGCGCCATCCTCGTCTGCGACGTGGTCTACGCGGAACTGGTCCCGGCCTTCGATGACCGCAACGCACTCGACAGAGTGCTTCGGGAGGTCGGTGTGACCTCATCGCCCATCGACACAGCTATCGCCTATGAAGCCAGCGTGCGCTGGGATCGCTATCGTCAGGCTGGCGGTTCGCGAGAACGAATCATCACCGACTTCTTGATCGGTGCGCACGCCGTCGTGGCTGCCGACGCCTTTCTGACTCGTGATCGCGGCTTCTATGCGACGTACTTCCCGGAACTCCGCCCCGACTGAGTCAGGGCACCGGATCGAACCAAAAGTCATTTAGGGTTGCGTTTGGTCGCACCATATGTTACTTCTGGCGTCATATGGTCCGGCGTCGCTACTGGATCGAGGCCATCGAACGCCTGTGGGGCGAGAGGTCGGTGGTCTGGCTTTCGGGAGTTCGCCGGGTCGGCAAGACCTTCCTGTGCCGGTCGCTGCCAAGCGTCGAGTACTTCGATTGCGAGCTGCCGAGCACGCGGCGCGCATTGGAAGATCCCGAACGTTTCCTCACCGACGTTGCCGGTCGGCGGATCGTGATCGACGAGATCCAGCGCCTGCGCGATCCGTCCGAGCTACTGAAGATCGCCGCGGACTACCATCCCGGGACTCGCGTCATCGCTACAGGGTCGTCGTCCCTTGGCGCCTCGCGGCGATTCCGCGACACCCTCACCGACCGTAAGCGCGATCTCCGGCTGACGCCGATGATCCTCCAGGACGAGGAGGAGTTCGGCGGTCGCGGCATCGATCACCGTTTCATGCACGGCGGGCTGCCGCCCTTCTTTCTCGCCGCACAAAGACCCGAGCACGGATTCCAGGAGTGGCTTGACTCGTACTGGTCCCGGGACATTCAGGAGCTGTTTCGCGTGGAGCGCCGTTGGTCGTTCCTGCGGTTTGTAGAGCTGGTGCTCGCACAGAGCGGCGGTGTTTTCGAGGCCTCGCGCCTGGCGCGTCCGTGCGAAATCAGTCGGACCACGGTCGTCAACTACCTGCGGGTACTTGAAGACACCTTCGTCGTGCAGGTTGTGAGACCGTACAGCGCCCGCCGTGCTTCGGAGATCGTAGCGGCGCCCAAGGTGTACGGGTTCGATACCGGGTTCGTCTGTCTGTTCAAGGGGTGGGATCACCTGCGGGACGAGGACCGGGGTGTCCTGTGGGAGCACTACGTACTCAACGAGTACCTGGGCCGCGCTCAGGACCAGCGCGTGCGGTACTGGCGGGACAAGCGGGGGCACGAGATTGACTTCGTGCTCGTTCGCGGAGGTGGCGCAACAGTGGCGATAGAGTGCAAGTGGCGCGCGGCCGGCTTCGACGCACGGAACCTGAAGGCTTTCCGTTCACGATATCCGGACGGCGACAACTTCGTGGTAACCGATGACACGGCAACCTCCTATGTCCGTGACTACGGCGGGGTTGCGGTCCGTTTCGTCAACCTGCCCGAACTGATGGATCGCGTGACGAACCGAGCGTAAACCGCTGGGTCCACGGCAGGCGTTGCACGCGAGTAAACTGGCAGCCATGACCACCCAGGCAATCGCGGCAGCGGTGCCTGACGCATCTGGCGGCCCATCGCGTCTGTTCGCCGCGGTGGTGGCGCCGGGTCACCGCTTCCTGCTCGGCTGGACGGCGGCCTGGCTCGCGGTGGGCGTCGTG
Above is a window of Acidobacteriota bacterium DNA encoding:
- a CDS encoding acyl--CoA ligase, with the translated sequence MPREAPSLSQLLRERVARHAQGGRTALIDTDGAVSYAELGERIDRCASALPALAGGIARGELVGVPASRSAESVARFFGVMQAGACPAFLEPDLGAEALALRAQAVGMRRVVLEEESAPARQDLEHAGLRVHSAGELQPQSRRSAAAAAASHGTLGGADLAMMQFTSGTASGRPKGALLSHGNLLAHARGIIERTGLTELDRLLHVMPLNHTNGVNNQLIAPFLAGATVVVAERFRPEDIEDQIAQHRVTYVTGVPTMYARVLPHLRGGATLRSLRFLRCGSAPITARLHEEVEAAFEVPLIVSYGLSEATCTSAMNPIGARRVGTVGTVLRGQRVGIFLPGTGQRAPTGAEGEIRIAGPCLMRGYAGRPTGSGAEGEEAESPIRDGWLRTGDLGRFDDDGYLAITGRLKEIIVRGGENVSPRSIEDVLTTHPAVAACCVVGRPDADLGEAVVAFVVRRGGAAVDAAALSALVGRHLSRSHVPAAIRFIEALPVTAVGKVDRGALRARA
- a CDS encoding glutaconate CoA-transferase; the encoded protein is MPESSGTWSAFSYVVTNLSRFIRPDEVTFSGVNSTPPMLACLLAKRAYDFDFVYLNVAGGVQPTPSSIPRSSSDPVLAEGSTAIFSNEDFYDLCTRGGMDLCFLGAAQVDGRGRTNVSAIGDWHAPKVRLPGGGGGAVMLPTARRAVTWRTEHSTRTLVDRLDFVTAAGGLHGVVTPIAVFERRDGRLALRSWHPAASLDEVRRRTGFAFDATGAAPTPQPTDREVAALRALDPEGQFERNANVTLR
- a CDS encoding CoA transferase subunit A — translated: MPDSKVVPLADLATRIPDGAALALGGSFLHRGPFALVRELIRQGRKSLEIIKQSPGYDIDILCRAGAVARARAGIVAMEGHLGLAPAYRRAVERQEIELEEHACMTLTAGLRAAAYGVPFQPVGGVHGSDLPALNRWASVPDPYGSGKDVWVIPAIQPDISVIHVNEANALGDARVYGTFHWDRVLSRAAKRVFLVAESLAPVESFQERPELTLIPGFLVEAVAVVPRGAWPGSCWPLYPVDYPAVETYMQSEGLEEHLAAAPESAAPERRETVHA
- a CDS encoding PQQ-dependent dehydrogenase, methanol/ethanol family; translation: MKNLAGPLALLVGLWPAPGPAQTADDLINDARTPEDVLVHSMGYDRKSYSPLEQINKSNIHRLVPIWSTSMMNNSGELAAPAIYDGVMYTINGSWTFAIDLETGRQIWRTPVVLEDGARRNSNFNRGGPVLYEGRLFRVTVDNHVLALDVETGEELWKQKFADASEGYYATGAPVIANGVLISGMAGGESTTRGFLDGWDPATGEKLWRRYTIPGPGEPGHETWPANSDAWMYGGAPTWRSGSYDPELDLVYWGTGNAEPYDPTPRGALDSLYASTVIAIRPKTGEIACYYQYTPNDVYDVDGVDEHVLADLEVDGEMRKVMIQANKNGFLYTLDRTDCSLIAVHPYVYVNWATHIDPATGRPVLTDLYRDFLAGEQVYIWPSRGTNAVPIAFNPDTGLIYSTTWHVPRIQQLLPEPQERVLGASYTGVTNRFPEVEPGDLLGHIVAINPLTGDKKWEIPMHDFPSSAGVLATGGGLLFTGKITGEFIALDEETGETLWEFQTGSSVNATAITYMLNGRQQITVASGLGGSLANRYARGRVASGGSVWTFALMPD
- a CDS encoding alkaline phosphatase, translating into MTIHSNLNSLLQRRLDRRDLLTGGLALLGLGAARRTSGGSLFQPSAFPLGVASGDPTPDGVVIWTRLALDPLNGGGMPPEDVEVVWEVARDEGMTDVAQRGTAIASRRLGHSVHVEVDGLEPARWYWYRFRSGADESRIGRTRTLPAPGARTNRLRFAFASCQHYEQGYYTAYQHMAEDDLDIVFHLGDYIYEYEGRDGRVRRHTGGEIELIEEYRNRYALYRSDPDLQAAHAAFPWVVTWDDHEVDNNYANDVSEEEGLPAELFLRRRAAAYQAYYEHMPLRRASLPNGPALQLYRAFDWGDLASFHVLDTRQYRTDQPCGDRRRVVCDGIYDPAATPLGETQERWLMDGLDRSAARWNVIPQQIMMARVDYTPGEGETYGMDVWSGYEVARRRLMEFLATRRPANPVVLTGDIHSNWVADLQLDYQDAAGPIVATEFVGTSISSSGDGSDVRDNTAALLAENPWIRFFNSQRGYVRCDLTPEQCRADYQVLEYVSRPGSPISTRASFVVEDGRPGAQRL
- a CDS encoding AbrB/MazE/SpoVT family DNA-binding domain-containing protein — encoded protein: MRISERGQITIPKPLRDRFGMNHDVEVEITPTEQGLLIQKRTASRHPVERVYGVLRRRGNTDNYIEAIRGR
- a CDS encoding type II toxin-antitoxin system VapC family toxin, which codes for MITAVDTSVLLDIFLPDENHGPESAQRLRTAYDRGAILVCDVVYAELVPAFDDRNALDRVLREVGVTSSPIDTAIAYEASVRWDRYRQAGGSRERIITDFLIGAHAVVAADAFLTRDRGFYATYFPELRPD
- a CDS encoding ATP-binding protein yields the protein MVRRRYWIEAIERLWGERSVVWLSGVRRVGKTFLCRSLPSVEYFDCELPSTRRALEDPERFLTDVAGRRIVIDEIQRLRDPSELLKIAADYHPGTRVIATGSSSLGASRRFRDTLTDRKRDLRLTPMILQDEEEFGGRGIDHRFMHGGLPPFFLAAQRPEHGFQEWLDSYWSRDIQELFRVERRWSFLRFVELVLAQSGGVFEASRLARPCEISRTTVVNYLRVLEDTFVVQVVRPYSARRASEIVAAPKVYGFDTGFVCLFKGWDHLRDEDRGVLWEHYVLNEYLGRAQDQRVRYWRDKRGHEIDFVLVRGGGATVAIECKWRAAGFDARNLKAFRSRYPDGDNFVVTDDTATSYVRDYGGVAVRFVNLPELMDRVTNRA